A single genomic interval of Zingiber officinale cultivar Zhangliang chromosome 4A, Zo_v1.1, whole genome shotgun sequence harbors:
- the LOC121973091 gene encoding myb-related protein Hv33-like, with product MGRHSCCLKQKLRKGLWSPEEDEKLYNHIIRYGIGCWSTVPKLAGLQRCGKSCRLRWINYLRPDLKRGNFSQQEEDLIVSLHEIMGNRWSQIALQLPGRTDNEIKNFWNSSLKKKLRHRGIDPSTHKPLGEVEANQEVLHSNVESDAAGIEQLPLAPALDPFPFLEFHTCLDSTENVNLNIYTQFQQNMIEPIGQSECLTNTGLCGYSSNILDSSDNFGYGESSSNSSTNWNCNINLPDEALNWASESKAHEHKFNPWQQVCFNASRGPMASEFNLDLF from the exons ATGGGACGGCATTCTTGCTGTCTCAAGCAGAAGCTGAGGAAAGGCTTGTGGTCTCCTGAAGAGGATGAGAAGCTCTACAACCACATCATTAGATATGGAATTGGATGCTGGAGCACTGTGCCTAAATTAGCAG GACTGCAACGCTGTGGCAAGAGTTGTAGGCTCAGGTGGATCAATTACCTCCGGCCGGATCTTAAAAGAGGCAACTTCTCTCAGCAAGAGGAGGATTTGATCGTAAGCCTGCATGAGATTATGGGAAACAG GTGGTCTCAAATTGCATTGCAGTTGCCAGGGCGAACCGATAACGAGATCAAGAACTTCTGGAATTCGAGCCTGAAGAAGAAGCTACGGCACAGGGGAATCGACCCAAGCACCCACAAGCCACTCGGCGAGGTAGAAGCAAACCAGGAGGTTCTCCACTCAAACGTTGAAAGTGATGCAGCAGGCATTGAGCAGTTGCCATTGGCGCCGGCCCTCGATCCCTTCCCCTTTCTCGAATTCCATACCTGTTTGGATTCAACGGAGAATGTGAACCTGAATATCTACACCCAATTCCAGCAAAACATGATCGAACCAATAGGGCAGAGTGAGTGTTTGACCAATACAGGTTTGTGTGGTTATAGCAGCAACATCTTGGATAGCTCGGATAACTTCGGCTATGGAGAAAGCTCAAGCAACAGCAGCACCAACTGGAACTGCAACATCAATCTACCAGATGAAGCCCTGAATTGGGCATCAGAGAGCAAGGCACATGAACACAAGTTTAATCCCTGGCAACAAGTTTGCTTCAATGCGTCTCGAGGACCAATGGCCAGTGAATTCAATCTGGATTTGttctag
- the LOC121973092 gene encoding peroxidase 72-like — MAAASINFLVLLIALALSPLSLAFSHGAHPFLYPQFYDYSCPKAHQIVRSIVTKAVAKEARMAASLLRLHFHDCFVKGCDASVLLDSSAGVVSEKGSVPNRNSIRGFEVIDEIKSALEKECPRTVSCADILTLAARDSTVLVGGPFWEVPLGRRDSLGASIQGSNRNIPAPNNTHQTIVTKFKLQGLDLVDLVALSGSHTIGFSRCTSFRQRLYNQTGNGLPDFSLDAGYAAHLRAGCPRSGGDQNLFPTDFASPARFDNYYFKNLLARKGLLSSDEILVTGSPETRRLVELYAADAGAFFVQFAKSMVKMGNITPLTGNKGEIRYNCRKINHQ, encoded by the exons ATGGCAGCTGCTTCAATCAACTTCCTCGTGTTACTGATCGCCCttgctctctctcctctctccctcGCCTTCTCTCACGGAGCTCATCCGTTCCTATACCCCCAATTCTACGACTACTCCTGCCCCAAAGCTCACCAGATCGTCCGGTCCATCGTCACGAAAGCCGTCGCAAAGGAAGCGAGGATGGCTGCTTCTCTGCTCCGACTCCACTTCCACGACTGCTTCGTTAAG GGATGCGACGCGTCGGTTCTGCTGGACAGCAGCGCGGGAGTCGTGAGCGAGAAGGGCTCCGTCCCCAACCGGAACTCTATACGAGGTTTCGAGGTGATCGACGAGATCAAGTCCGCGCTGGAGAAGGAGTGCCCTCGCACCGTCTCCTGCGCCGACATTTTGACTCTCGCCGCCAGAGACTCTACTGTCTTG GTTGGTGGGCCATTCTGGGAGGTTCCACTTGGTCGGAGGGACTCACTTGGAGCCAGCATTCAGGGCTCCAACCGCAACATTCCGGCTCCCAACAACACTCACCAGACCATCGTCACCAAGTTCAAGCTCCAGGGACTCGACCTCGTCGACCTTGTCGCCCTCTCAGGTAGTCACACGATTGGGTTCTCGCGGTGCACCAGCTTCAGGCAGAGGCTGTACAACCAGACCGGCAATGGGCTGCCGGACTTCAGCCTCGACGCCGGCTACGCCGCCCATCTGCGTGCCGGTTGCCCGCGGTCCGGCGGCGACCAGAACCTCTTCCCGACCGACTTCGCGAGCCCCGCCCGGTTCGACAACTACTACTTCAAGAACTTGCTGGCGAGGAAGGGGCTGCTGAGCTCCGACGAGATATTGGTCACCGGCAGCCCGGAGACAAGGCGGCTGGTGGAGCTCTACGCGGCCGACGCCGGGGCATTCTTCGTGCAATTCGCGAAGTCGATGGTGAAGATGGGGAACATTACGCCATTGACCGGGAACAAGGGGGAGATAAGATACAATTGCAGGAAGATCAACCATCAGTAA